In Xylocopa sonorina isolate GNS202 unplaced genomic scaffold, iyXylSono1_principal scaffold0113, whole genome shotgun sequence, one DNA window encodes the following:
- the LOC143432377 gene encoding uncharacterized protein LOC143432377 encodes MWLNEVQQQPVNCAIARNTKQIMDTVNDASTRANQVPFRSWRIYPLLIREPLLTPWRLLSPKGHAYWPVKYEDLKSQITQYHKQELIHYICSKCLRQFKGIHNWVCHYPKCKGPPDTSLPYSCEHCELRFNSQSGLSTHERSKHPEVRNQKRMLQMKSKKTGGRKAYEWTQDEVNLLIERRRRFQNKRQINKEIQKFLSSTSCKQISDKRRRLRANSTAQVECSSSESEEEIYLSANEDEPQEMINISTTVSDNEWNSFILDYIKTIELPEGSKFERANIELDAILTELNANEVINVNIKEKIEQFIDKTLKPVLIHRSVVDTSSGNKNKSKNNRANKQKRNRMNTRQSSDPHSTNHASRKRFAYTRCQELFKKCPKRLADYAIKGDSSFMTDRSTLPQASVVDQFYKKLWEATNPQSNYMPINSDRRSMMEVCPNMSVQDVIDRLKRTNFTSAAGTDGVKRIHLVKKEYYPRVWKINRTTLIPKVNSDLNNVKNWRPITIGPIIARIFSGILDKKLGQFININIRQKGFTREDGCRCNVSILTDAIQVMKSVNGGVVTIVDIAKAFDTVPHQAILKQLDRARVPSYLCNIIADMYNDCSTRITCANGEKTVLAFADDIVLLAKSKEAARRQINTLSKILKQLNMELSVPKCATFQIVHSRRSWYIEDPSIMVNNEKIPYIEPDNTFNYLGTKFSSWGVLEKNVSGPLLLKGSLIMNPPSATLLAVLDREIRQEIKNMLHLPNSTSIGFCYTPRKDGGLGLLRLKNVILLSQLKSGVKMSQSEDEITRLALEHTSLTKFYKNVAENYQLNWPPTINEIYEVKIKLKRNDQKDWQEKRLQGQGAHYFAKDRIGNYWLQNPKLLRGSHNDICDLLINRLSKTGIIYLEVLINKSESNELKKPDIIYKKGDKLYVIDVTIRYEDKQSLHEAYKEKEEKYKNIAEDLRVKFNCQTAKVIPIVVGSRGAIPKITRDAFTFLEIPRDDILTASLIALRSSIEIVNAFIDYD; translated from the exons ATGTGGCTAAATGAGGTCCAGCAACAACCGGTAAACTGTGCC ATAGCTAGAAATACT aaacaaATAATGGACACAGTTAATGATGCCTCGACACGAGCGAATCAGGTTCCATTTCGCTCGTGGCGGATTTATCCGCTACTGATCAGGGAACCATTGTTGACGCCCTGGCGA CTGTTGTCTCCAAAAGGGCATGCATATTGGCCTGTTAAATATGAGGACCTAAAATCGCAAATCACCCAGTATCATAAACAAGAATTAATACATTATATTTGCAGTAAATGCCTTCGACAGTTTAAAGGCATTCATAATTGGGTATGCCATTACCCGAAATGTAAGGGGCCGCCTGATACCTCGTTACCGTACTCCTGTGAGCACTGTGAACTCAGATTTAATTCACAAAGTGGCCTCTCGACCCATGAACGTAGTAAACATCCAGAAGTTCGGAACCAAAAACGAATGCTACAAATGAAAAGCAAAAAAACTGGTGGTCGTAAAGCGTATGAGTGGACCCAAGATGAAGTTAATCTGCTGATCGAACGTAGGCGAAGGTTTCAGAATAAGCGCCAAATTAATAAAGAAATTCAGAAATTTCTATCATCTACATCTTGTAAGCAAATTAGCGACAAGAGGCGGCGACTTAGAGCTAACAGTACAGCACAAGTTGAGTGTTCGAGTTCCGAGTCTGAAGAAGAAATATATCTTAGTGCTAATGAAGACGAGCCACAAGAAATGATAAATATAAGTACAACCGTGAGTGATAATGAGTGGAATTCCTTTATTTTAGACTATATTAAAACTATTGAACTACCAGAAGGCTCAAAATTCGAAAGAGCAAATATTGAATTGGACGCTATATTAACTGAGTTAAATGCAAATGAAGttataaatgtaaatattaaGGAAAAAATAGAGCAATTTATAGATAAAACACTTAAGCCTGTGTTAATACATCGTAGTGTCGTAGATACATCAagcggaaataaaaataaaagcaaAAATAATAGGGCTAATAAACAAAAACGGAATCGAATGAATACTAGGCAGTCATCCGATCCCCATTCAACCAATCATGCCTCTAGAAAGCGTTTTGCCTACACAAGGTGTCAAGAGTTGTTTAAAAAATGCCCAAAACGCCTAGCTGATTACGCTATTAAAGGAGATTCTTCTTTTATGACGGATAGATCTACTTTACCCCAAGCTTCGGTAGTAGATCAATTTTATAAGAAATTATGGGAAGCAACCAACCCACAGAGTAATTATATGCCAATAAACAGCGATAGGCGAAGCATGATGGAAGTTTGCCCTAATATGTCGGTTCAAGATGTAATAGATAGATTAAAACGAACTAACTTTACTTCAGCAGCAGGTACCGATGGAGTAAAGAGAATTCATCTTGTTAAAAAAG AATATTACCCTCGAGTTTGGAAAATTAACAGAACTACTTTAATTCCTAAGGTTAACTCAGATTTAAATAATGTTAAAAATTGGCGTCCAATTACAATCGGGCCAATTATAGCCAGAATCTTCTCAGGAATTTTGGACAAAAAGTTAGGAcagtttattaatattaatattcgtCAAAAAGGATTTACTCGTGAAGACGGATGCAGATGTAATGTTTCAATACTTACGGACGCTATTCAAGTAATGAAAAGTGTGAACGGAGGAGTGGTAACAATAGTGGATATTGCAAAAGCGTTTGATACCGTGCCGCATCAAGCAATTCTTAAACAACTAGATAGAGCAAGGGTTCCTAGTTACTTATGTAATATTATTGCCGACATGTATAATGATTGTTCAACGCGTATTACGTGCGCTAATGGTGAAAAAACC GttctagcctttgcagatgatatCGTCCTTCTGGCAAAAAGTAAAGAAGCGGCACGTCGTCAAATAAATACTTTAAGTAAGATTTTAAAGCAGTTAAATATGGAATTATCAGTTCCTAAATGTGCTACATTTCAAATTGTACATAGTAGAAGGTCATGGTATATTGAAGATCCATCTATAATGGTTAATAATGAAAAAATCCCCTATATTGAACCAGACAACACTTTTAATTATTTAGGTACAAAATTTAGCTCCTGGGGTGTATTAGAAAAGAATGTCTCAGGTCCCCTTTTACTTAAGGGGAG TTTAATAATGAATCCGCCTAGTGCAACTTTACTAGCTGTTTTGGATAGAGAAATAAGACAGGAAATAAAGAATATGTTGCATTTACCAAATTCAACATCAATAGGCTTCTGTTATACACCTAGGAAAGATGGGGGTTTAGGATTATTAagattaaaaaatgtaatattaCTCTCACAACTTAAAAGCGGTGTTAAAATGTCTCAGTCTGAAGATGAGATTACTCGATTGGCCTTGGAACACACTAGTTTAACAAAATTCTACAAAAACGTAGCTGAAAATTATCAACTAAATTGGCCACCAACGATTAATGAAATATATGAAGTAAAGATAAAGTTGAAAAGAAACGATCAAAAGGACTGGCAGGAGAAACGTCTACAAGGTCAAGGTGCACACTACTTTGCGAAAGATAGGATTGGAAATTATTGGCTGCAAAACCCCAAGTTGCTTCGTGGCTCGC ACAATGATATATGTGATCTACTGATTAATCGCTTATCAAAAACGGGTATTATTTATCTAGAAGTCTTAATTAATAAAAGTGAGAGTAACGAACTTAAGAAACcagatataatttataaaaaaggtgATAAACTATATGTAATTGACGTTACAATAAGATACGAGGATAAACAATCTTTGCATGAAGCttataaagaaaaagaagaaaaatataaaaatatagctGAAGATttaagagttaaatttaattgtcAGACAGCTAAAGTGATACCTATAGTTGTTGGTTCTAGGGGTGCTATACCTAAAATTACGAGGGATGCATTCACCTTTCTCGAAATACCTCGAGATGACATTCTTACAGCATCCTTAATAGCGTTAAGGTCATCAATCGAGATAGTTAATGCATTCATCGATTATGATTAA